One segment of Bacteroides caecimuris DNA contains the following:
- a CDS encoding basic secretory family protein → MKKIHLIYAACLLVGMGACAASVQKQVKDNFDVWKEYNTGAILFEDKAPETLGSDIYHRIIPDAESYIKEQARTVLATLYNSPEDSIPAVHKIHYTLEDINGISAKGGGNGDVTIFYSTRHIEKSFAANDTAKLFFETRGVLLHELTHAYQLEPQGIGSYGTNRVFWAFIEGMADAVRVANGGFDGPNARPKGGNYMDGYRTAGYFFVWLRDNKDPEFLRKFNRSTLEVVPWSFDGAIKHILGNEYSIDELWHEYQVAVGDIQA, encoded by the coding sequence ATGAAAAAGATACATTTAATCTATGCTGCTTGCCTGCTGGTAGGTATGGGGGCTTGTGCTGCAAGTGTGCAAAAGCAGGTGAAGGATAATTTTGATGTATGGAAAGAGTACAATACAGGTGCTATATTGTTTGAGGATAAAGCACCGGAAACGTTGGGATCGGACATTTATCACCGGATTATTCCCGATGCTGAATCGTACATCAAGGAACAGGCACGTACTGTATTAGCTACTCTTTACAATTCTCCGGAAGATAGTATTCCCGCAGTGCACAAGATACATTATACTTTGGAAGATATCAACGGTATTTCTGCTAAAGGCGGTGGCAATGGTGATGTGACGATTTTCTACAGTACACGTCATATTGAAAAATCTTTTGCAGCGAATGATACGGCAAAGTTGTTTTTCGAAACGCGCGGGGTATTGTTGCATGAACTGACACATGCTTATCAGCTGGAACCGCAAGGAATCGGTTCTTATGGAACCAATCGTGTGTTCTGGGCATTTATTGAAGGTATGGCAGATGCTGTACGTGTGGCAAACGGTGGCTTCGATGGTCCTAATGCCCGTCCGAAAGGCGGGAACTATATGGACGGTTATCGTACGGCAGGTTATTTCTTTGTCTGGTTGCGTGATAACAAAGATCCTGAATTCCTGCGTAAGTTCAATCGCAGTACGTTGGAGGTGGTGCCTTGGTCGTTTGATGGTGCTATCAAACATATTTTAGGGAATGAATATAGTATTGACGAATTGTGGCATGAGTATCAGGTCGCTGTAGGTGATATACAAGCATAA
- a CDS encoding GH92 family glycosyl hydrolase, with protein sequence MNNLRKKVLMMTMAAATLSAIAQQPVDYVNPIIGTNGMGHTFPGACTPFGWVQLSPDTDTIPHNVNGAYQKNAYEYCAGYQYRDKTIVGFSHTHLSGTGHSDLGDILLMPAVGDVKLNPGRADYPEEGYRSRFDHATEKAVPGYYEVILDDYGIKAQLTATQRTGIHKYTFPKGKDGHLILDLVHGIYNYDGKVLWANLRVENDTLLTGYRITNGWARTNYTYFAISLSQPIKDYGYKDKEKVLYNGFWRRFKLEKNFPEITGRKIVAYFNFDTANNSELVVKVALSAVSTEGAIKNLHAEASGKSFEQLAEAARTDWNSELKHFEIEGTPDQKAMFYTSLYHTMINPSVYMDVDGSYRGLDHNIHRAEGFTNYTIFSLWDTYRAEHPFLNLVKPGRNADMVESMIKHEQQSVHGMLPIWSLMGNENWCMSGYHAVSVLADAITKGVFSNVDEALAAMVSTSTVPYYEGIADYMKLGYIPLDKSGTAASSTLEYAYDDWTIYQTALKAGNKEIAETYRKRALNYRTIYDTSIGFARPRYSDGSFKKEFDVLQTYGEGFIEGNSWNFSFHVPHDVFGMIDLMGGEGTFVQKLDELFSMHLPEKYYEHNEDITEECLVGGYVHGNEPSHHVPYLYAWTSQPWKSQYWLREILNKMYKNDINGLGGNDDCGQMSAWYLFSVMGFYPVCPGTDQYVLGAPYLPYLKMTLPNGKTLEIKAPGVSDKKRYVQSLKLNGKVYDKMYITHEDLLKGGVLEFKMGASPNKRRGLSPEDKPYSLTNGINQ encoded by the coding sequence ATGAATAATTTGAGAAAGAAAGTATTGATGATGACTATGGCGGCAGCAACTTTGTCCGCCATAGCCCAACAGCCGGTAGACTATGTGAATCCGATTATCGGGACCAATGGGATGGGGCACACTTTTCCCGGTGCTTGCACTCCTTTCGGATGGGTACAGTTGAGTCCGGACACAGACACAATTCCGCATAATGTAAATGGAGCTTATCAGAAAAATGCCTACGAGTATTGTGCCGGTTACCAATATAGGGACAAGACCATTGTTGGCTTCAGTCACACTCATCTTAGTGGTACGGGACATTCTGACTTGGGAGACATCTTGTTGATGCCTGCTGTTGGCGATGTGAAGTTAAATCCCGGTCGGGCGGATTATCCGGAAGAGGGATACCGTTCACGTTTTGACCATGCTACAGAAAAAGCTGTTCCCGGATATTATGAAGTGATACTGGACGATTATGGCATTAAGGCCCAACTGACAGCAACACAACGGACGGGTATACATAAATATACCTTCCCGAAAGGAAAAGATGGTCATTTGATTTTGGATCTGGTGCATGGTATTTATAATTATGACGGCAAAGTTCTATGGGCCAATTTGAGAGTCGAAAACGATACTCTGTTGACCGGATATCGTATCACCAATGGATGGGCGCGTACGAATTATACCTATTTTGCTATCTCTTTGTCACAGCCGATTAAAGACTACGGATATAAGGATAAGGAAAAAGTATTGTACAATGGCTTTTGGCGTCGTTTTAAGTTGGAAAAGAACTTCCCCGAAATCACAGGTCGAAAAATCGTGGCTTACTTTAACTTCGATACCGCTAACAATTCGGAACTGGTTGTAAAAGTGGCATTGTCGGCAGTCAGTACGGAAGGGGCCATTAAGAATCTGCATGCCGAGGCTTCCGGAAAGAGTTTCGAACAGTTGGCGGAAGCTGCTCGTACAGATTGGAATAGTGAACTGAAACATTTCGAGATCGAAGGTACGCCCGATCAGAAAGCAATGTTCTATACTTCTCTTTACCACACCATGATTAATCCGTCTGTGTATATGGATGTAGACGGTTCCTATCGTGGGCTGGATCATAACATACACCGGGCGGAAGGATTCACCAACTATACTATATTTTCCCTTTGGGATACCTATCGTGCGGAACATCCTTTCCTGAATCTGGTGAAACCGGGACGCAATGCGGATATGGTGGAATCCATGATTAAACATGAGCAACAAAGCGTGCACGGAATGTTGCCGATATGGAGTCTGATGGGAAATGAAAACTGGTGTATGAGCGGTTATCATGCTGTGTCTGTACTGGCGGATGCAATAACCAAAGGCGTCTTTTCGAATGTGGATGAGGCATTGGCGGCAATGGTCAGTACATCCACCGTTCCGTATTATGAAGGTATAGCTGATTATATGAAGCTGGGATATATTCCGCTTGACAAAAGTGGTACAGCAGCTTCTTCTACTTTGGAGTATGCATACGACGATTGGACTATCTATCAGACAGCTTTGAAGGCAGGTAACAAGGAAATAGCGGAGACTTACCGAAAGCGTGCCCTCAATTATCGTACTATCTATGATACAAGTATTGGTTTTGCACGTCCCCGTTATAGTGACGGTTCTTTCAAGAAAGAGTTTGATGTATTACAAACCTATGGTGAAGGTTTTATTGAAGGCAATTCATGGAATTTCTCTTTTCATGTGCCACACGATGTATTTGGCATGATCGACTTGATGGGAGGAGAAGGGACGTTCGTGCAGAAATTGGATGAACTGTTCTCCATGCATCTGCCGGAGAAGTACTATGAACATAATGAGGATATTACGGAAGAATGTTTGGTCGGCGGATATGTGCATGGGAATGAACCGAGCCACCATGTTCCTTATCTATATGCGTGGACTTCCCAGCCGTGGAAATCACAGTACTGGCTGCGTGAGATTCTGAATAAGATGTATAAGAATGATATTAACGGATTGGGTGGAAATGATGATTGCGGACAGATGTCAGCATGGTACCTTTTCTCCGTGATGGGCTTCTATCCGGTTTGTCCTGGTACAGACCAGTATGTATTGGGAGCTCCCTACCTACCTTATCTGAAGATGACGCTTCCTAATGGAAAGACATTGGAGATCAAAGCGCCGGGTGTCAGCGATAAGAAACGTTACGTGCAGTCGCTGAAATTGAACGGCAAAGTATACGACAAGATGTATATTACACATGAAGACCTTTTGAAAGGAGGCGTGCTTGAATTCAAGATGGGTGCGTCACCTAACAAACGCCGCGGATTATCACCGGAGGATAAACCTTATTCATTAACTAACGGAATCAATCAATAA